In Methylomagnum ishizawai, one DNA window encodes the following:
- the rplF gene encoding 50S ribosomal protein L6 has product MSRIAKNPIPIPKGVEAILEDNRITVKGGKGVLSMEFNPIITVAMADGQITISYERINKVQNILAGTTRANIANMVSGVNSGYERKLNMVGVGYRAQAKGNIVSLSLGYSHPVEFPVPEDITVETPTQTEIVIKGCDKQKVGQVAANIRSYRPPEPYKGKGVRYSDEQIIKKEAKKK; this is encoded by the coding sequence ATGTCCAGAATAGCGAAAAATCCTATCCCAATCCCGAAAGGGGTGGAAGCCATATTAGAAGACAATCGAATTACTGTGAAAGGCGGTAAAGGTGTCTTATCTATGGAGTTCAATCCTATCATAACGGTAGCAATGGCGGATGGGCAGATTACTATATCTTATGAGCGTATAAACAAGGTCCAAAACATTTTGGCTGGGACAACCCGAGCTAATATAGCCAATATGGTATCTGGAGTTAATTCCGGATACGAACGGAAACTCAACATGGTGGGTGTTGGATATAGAGCCCAGGCAAAAGGTAATATTGTTAGTCTAAGTTTAGGATATTCTCATCCAGTTGAGTTCCCCGTCCCAGAGGATATAACGGTAGAAACCCCTACGCAAACTGAAATTGTAATTAAAGGTTGCGATAAGCAAAAAGTAGGGCAAGTTGCCGCAAACATCCGATCCTATAGACCGCCAGAGCCTTATAAAGGTAAAGGGGTCAGATACTCGGATGAGCAAATTATAAAGAAAGAGGCTAAAAAGAAGTAG
- the rpmJ gene encoding 50S ribosomal protein L36 encodes MKVRASVKRICRNCKVLKRKGIVRIICKDARHKQRQG; translated from the coding sequence ATGAAAGTTCGCGCATCTGTAAAAAGAATTTGTCGAAATTGCAAGGTGTTAAAACGAAAAGGAATTGTGCGAATAATCTGCAAAGATGCCAGGCATAAGCAAAGACAGGGTTGA
- a CDS encoding VWA domain-containing protein — MTDFHFLRPGWLLALPVLAALLWTLRRRQRGGEDWRAYCDPALLPHILIGTPGKQGRHRLWLTTLAGFLAVLALAGPVWERLPAPVFRNLSALVLVLDLTPAMNAADLKPSRLERARFKIEDILRARKDGQTALVVYAGDAFAVTPITDDSATIAAQLSALSPRLMPGQGERIDAGLRTAERLLKQAGLKSGDVLLITSGEGAAEAGQTASALRAEGYRVSVLGVGTPDGAPIPLPEGGFLKDAAGNIQVPRLDAAALAGLAEAGGGLSRALRPDSADLDALLGFFDHRAQSGEPTGEQVHIDQWREDGVFLLPVLLPLAALAFRRGWLGIWLLLALAPVPDSAQALEWQDLWLTPDQRAQKELQAGQYDQAVQHFQNPEWKAAAEYKAGQYPQAAQALEKLPAADSQYNRGNALAQQGQYPAAIQAYEQALKLDPNNQDAVYNKQLVEEALRKQQQQDKQDKQDKQDKQDKQDKKDQKEKDPSGQGGESPKDQDQQPGQEGKEQNPEQSQEADGKPEESGQKPEDRPQADGKDQAPSKGDKPDPARPGPQEPQAAPPEQQERPGDADPKAQPAESPAKGEIQQAEEQWLRRIPDDPGGLLKRKFYYQYRQRQQQQNLEREPW; from the coding sequence ATGACCGATTTCCATTTTCTGAGACCCGGCTGGCTGCTCGCGCTGCCCGTCCTGGCCGCTTTGCTCTGGACGCTGCGGCGGCGGCAGCGGGGTGGCGAAGACTGGCGGGCCTACTGCGATCCCGCCCTGTTGCCCCATATCCTGATCGGAACCCCCGGCAAGCAAGGTCGGCACCGGCTGTGGCTGACCACCCTGGCCGGGTTCCTGGCCGTGCTGGCCCTGGCCGGTCCCGTGTGGGAACGCCTGCCCGCGCCGGTATTCCGCAACCTCTCCGCCCTAGTGTTGGTGCTGGACCTCACCCCAGCCATGAACGCCGCCGACCTCAAGCCCAGCCGCTTGGAACGCGCCCGCTTCAAGATCGAGGACATCCTCCGCGCCCGCAAAGACGGCCAGACCGCCTTGGTGGTCTATGCCGGGGATGCCTTCGCCGTCACCCCCATCACCGACGATTCGGCCACCATCGCCGCCCAACTCTCCGCCTTGAGTCCCAGACTCATGCCCGGCCAGGGCGAGCGCATCGATGCGGGGCTGCGCACGGCGGAGCGCCTGCTGAAACAGGCCGGTCTCAAATCCGGGGACGTGCTGCTCATCACCAGCGGCGAAGGCGCGGCGGAAGCCGGGCAAACCGCATCCGCGCTGCGTGCCGAAGGCTACCGGGTTTCGGTGCTGGGTGTCGGCACCCCGGACGGCGCCCCCATTCCCCTGCCCGAAGGCGGCTTCCTCAAGGACGCGGCGGGCAATATCCAAGTGCCGCGGCTCGACGCCGCCGCCCTGGCCGGTTTGGCGGAAGCCGGGGGCGGGCTGTCCCGCGCCTTGCGGCCCGATTCCGCCGACCTCGACGCTTTGCTCGGCTTTTTCGACCACCGCGCCCAATCCGGCGAACCCACCGGCGAGCAGGTCCATATCGACCAATGGCGCGAAGACGGGGTGTTCCTATTGCCGGTCCTGTTGCCGTTGGCGGCGCTGGCCTTCCGACGCGGCTGGCTGGGAATCTGGCTGCTCTTGGCCCTCGCGCCGGTCCCGGATTCCGCGCAAGCCCTGGAATGGCAAGACCTTTGGCTCACCCCCGACCAGCGGGCGCAAAAGGAACTCCAGGCGGGCCAATACGACCAAGCCGTCCAGCATTTCCAAAACCCCGAATGGAAAGCCGCCGCCGAATACAAAGCCGGCCAATATCCGCAAGCCGCCCAGGCGTTGGAAAAACTCCCCGCCGCCGACAGCCAATACAACCGCGGCAACGCCCTGGCCCAGCAAGGCCAATATCCCGCCGCGATCCAGGCCTATGAACAAGCCTTGAAACTCGACCCCAACAACCAGGACGCCGTCTATAACAAGCAATTGGTCGAGGAAGCCCTGCGCAAACAACAGCAACAAGACAAGCAGGACAAGCAGGACAAGCAGGACAAGCAGGACAAGCAGGACAAAAAAGATCAAAAGGAAAAAGACCCGTCAGGGCAAGGCGGGGAATCCCCCAAAGATCAGGACCAGCAACCCGGCCAAGAAGGGAAGGAACAAAACCCGGAGCAAAGCCAGGAGGCGGATGGCAAGCCCGAAGAATCCGGCCAAAAACCCGAAGACCGGCCCCAAGCCGACGGCAAGGATCAAGCGCCGAGCAAAGGCGACAAACCGGACCCGGCCCGGCCCGGACCCCAGGAACCCCAAGCCGCCCCACCGGAGCAGCAGGAACGCCCCGGCGACGCCGACCCCAAGGCACAGCCCGCCGAATCCCCGGCCAAGGGCGAAATCCAGCAAGCCGAGGAACAATGGCTCCGGCGCATCCCGGACGATCCCGGCGGCTTGCTCAAACGCAAGTTCTATTACCAATACCGGCAACGCCAACAACAGCAGAATCTGGAGCGGGAACCATGGTGA
- the rpmD gene encoding 50S ribosomal protein L30 → MLRANRMSDKILIIKQIRSDIGRLRSHKACLKGLGIRKMHQAVRILATSANLGMINKIAYMLKVEEV, encoded by the coding sequence ATGCTGAGGGCAAATCGAATGAGCGATAAAATCCTCATAATAAAGCAGATTAGAAGTGACATAGGTAGGCTACGGTCCCATAAAGCCTGCTTGAAAGGGCTTGGGATTCGTAAAATGCATCAAGCTGTTCGTATCTTGGCTACGTCAGCCAATTTAGGTATGATAAATAAGATCGCTTATATGTTGAAAGTAGAGGAAGTTTGA
- the rplR gene encoding 50S ribosomal protein L18 yields MDKKAARLKRANKSRQIIRSLGVNRLSVHRTPRHIYAQITSSDGSVVLASSSTLESSLKSDIRNTGNIEAAKLIGRSIAERALSTGITIVAFDRSGFKYHGRVKALADAAREAGLVF; encoded by the coding sequence ATGGATAAAAAAGCAGCAAGGTTGAAACGTGCGAATAAATCCCGACAAATTATTAGAAGTTTGGGGGTTAATAGGTTGTCAGTTCATCGTACTCCTCGGCATATATATGCTCAAATAACGAGTTCAGATGGTTCGGTGGTTTTGGCGAGTTCGTCAACCCTTGAGTCTTCTTTAAAATCAGATATCAGGAATACTGGAAACATCGAAGCAGCTAAGCTCATTGGAAGAAGTATTGCAGAGCGTGCGCTTTCTACAGGTATAACCATTGTGGCATTTGACCGTTCTGGTTTTAAATATCATGGTCGAGTCAAGGCATTGGCTGACGCCGCCCGTGAAGCGGGATTGGTCTTTTAG
- the rpsE gene encoding 30S ribosomal protein S5, with the protein MANINIQSNAIEGLQEKLVAVRRVAKVVKGGRQFGFTALTVVGDGNGRVGYGLCKAREVPVAIQKSMEQARKNMRKVSLDGDTLHYATTACTGAAKVFMQPASQGTGIIAGGAMRAVFEVVGIHNVLAKCIGTNNPINVVRATIKGLTDIKDPKAIAAKRGKSVEKIYAEGKSNER; encoded by the coding sequence ATGGCAAATATCAATATTCAAAGCAATGCAATTGAAGGGCTTCAAGAAAAGTTAGTAGCTGTTCGGCGTGTTGCCAAGGTTGTAAAAGGTGGTCGTCAGTTCGGGTTTACTGCACTTACAGTGGTAGGCGATGGCAATGGGCGCGTTGGATACGGTCTGTGCAAGGCGAGGGAAGTTCCTGTCGCAATACAGAAGTCTATGGAACAAGCGCGTAAAAATATGCGTAAGGTTAGCTTGGATGGTGATACTTTGCATTATGCGACCACTGCGTGTACTGGTGCGGCTAAAGTTTTTATGCAGCCAGCATCGCAAGGTACCGGTATCATTGCTGGAGGTGCGATGAGAGCGGTGTTTGAGGTGGTAGGCATTCATAACGTGCTAGCTAAATGTATTGGTACTAATAATCCTATAAATGTTGTACGCGCTACGATTAAAGGGTTGACAGATATTAAAGATCCAAAAGCAATTGCCGCGAAAAGAGGCAAAAGCGTGGAGAAAATATATGCTGAGGGCAAATCGAATGAGCGATAA
- the rpsM gene encoding 30S ribosomal protein S13 codes for MARIAGVNIPDHKHLGISLTAIYGIGKTRASLICESLGLNPSIKVKTLEEADIERIREQVAKFTVEGDLRRETAMSIKRLMDLGCYRGLRHRRGLPVNGQRTRTNARTRKGPRRPIRK; via the coding sequence ATGGCTCGTATAGCTGGAGTAAATATTCCAGATCACAAGCATTTGGGTATTTCTCTTACCGCGATTTATGGTATAGGGAAAACAAGAGCGTCGCTCATTTGCGAGAGTTTAGGGTTGAATCCTTCAATTAAAGTAAAAACCCTAGAAGAAGCAGATATAGAGCGTATTCGCGAACAAGTCGCTAAATTTACCGTTGAGGGTGATTTGCGCCGCGAAACAGCTATGAGTATTAAAAGATTGATGGATTTAGGCTGCTATCGTGGATTGCGCCATAGGAGGGGGTTGCCAGTAAATGGACAAAGAACTCGTACCAATGCTCGCACAAGAAAAGGCCCGCGTCGTCCAATTCGTAAATAA
- the rpsD gene encoding 30S ribosomal protein S4: MARYLGPKCKLSRREGTDLFLKARGKSIDSKCKIDQQPGQHGQKRTRMSDYATQLREKQKLRRIYGVLERQFRNYYKAAAQKKGSTGQNLLNMLESRLDNVVYRMGFAATRSEARQLVSHKAIKVNGSVLNIPSYQVQAGDIVSVREKSQSQLRIKDALGVAEQYGFPVWLEVDAKKMQGLFKSVPERNDLGSDINEQLVVELYSK, encoded by the coding sequence ATGGCTAGATATCTAGGTCCAAAGTGTAAGTTAAGTAGAAGAGAAGGTACCGATTTATTTCTCAAAGCGAGAGGTAAATCGATAGATTCAAAATGCAAAATAGATCAGCAGCCAGGACAGCACGGTCAAAAACGGACCCGGATGTCTGATTATGCGACTCAGCTTCGTGAGAAGCAGAAGTTAAGAAGGATTTATGGTGTTTTAGAGCGCCAATTTCGCAATTATTATAAGGCAGCAGCTCAAAAGAAAGGCTCAACCGGTCAAAATCTTTTGAATATGTTGGAGTCTCGTTTGGATAATGTTGTATATAGAATGGGGTTTGCTGCCACAAGGTCCGAAGCTCGTCAATTGGTTAGCCATAAAGCCATCAAAGTAAATGGTAGCGTTCTTAACATACCATCTTATCAAGTCCAAGCTGGAGATATAGTTAGCGTCCGCGAGAAATCTCAATCTCAGCTTAGGATAAAAGATGCTTTAGGTGTTGCTGAGCAATATGGATTTCCTGTGTGGTTGGAAGTGGATGCCAAAAAAATGCAAGGATTGTTTAAATCAGTGCCCGAACGTAATGACTTAGGGTCTGATATTAACGAGCAATTAGTAGTAGAGTTGTACTCTAAATAA
- a CDS encoding DNA-directed RNA polymerase subunit alpha, whose product MQSHFANLIKPRLVDVNQIDKNSARIVIEPLERGFGHTLGNALRRVLLSSIPGCAVTEVSIDGVEHEYTTIDGVREDIIDILLNLKNLAIRIHEGNEATLKINKSGAGPVTAADIQLTHDAEVVNPDMVIANLTHSGKLSATLKVEKGRGYQPVSVRNLTQTDAVVGVLYVDASFSPIKRVSYLVESARVEQRTDLDKLILEIETNGTLDPEEAVRQAASILNEHLSVFIFFKGEDTPGSSDERPQFDPMLLRPVDDLELTVRSANCLKAENIFYIGDLIQRTEVDLLKTPNLGKKSLTEIKDVLATKGLSLGMRLENWPPESLKREQQEG is encoded by the coding sequence ATGCAAAGCCATTTTGCTAACTTGATTAAACCTCGATTAGTCGACGTAAATCAGATAGATAAAAACAGCGCTAGGATAGTAATCGAGCCTTTAGAACGCGGTTTCGGGCATACTCTCGGAAATGCTTTAAGGCGGGTGTTGTTGTCTTCTATACCTGGTTGTGCGGTGACTGAAGTCTCTATTGATGGTGTAGAACATGAATATACGACCATCGATGGAGTGCGGGAAGATATCATTGATATTTTGCTAAATTTGAAGAATTTAGCTATCCGCATACATGAAGGTAACGAAGCCACGCTTAAAATCAATAAAAGCGGTGCTGGTCCAGTTACTGCTGCGGATATACAATTGACCCATGATGCTGAAGTGGTGAATCCAGATATGGTGATCGCCAACTTAACGCATTCTGGAAAATTGAGTGCAACTTTAAAAGTTGAAAAAGGAAGAGGCTACCAGCCTGTTAGTGTAAGAAATCTTACCCAAACTGATGCTGTGGTTGGTGTGCTATATGTCGATGCATCATTTAGTCCGATTAAACGGGTTTCCTATTTAGTGGAAAGCGCTCGGGTTGAACAACGTACCGATTTGGATAAGCTGATCCTTGAGATTGAGACGAATGGCACTCTTGATCCAGAAGAAGCTGTTCGTCAAGCGGCTTCTATATTGAATGAGCATCTGTCTGTATTTATCTTCTTTAAAGGGGAGGATACGCCGGGTTCTTCGGATGAAAGGCCTCAGTTCGATCCAATGTTATTAAGGCCTGTTGATGATCTTGAACTCACTGTTCGTTCAGCTAACTGTTTAAAAGCCGAAAATATCTTTTATATTGGGGACTTGATACAGAGAACCGAGGTTGATTTGTTGAAAACCCCTAATCTTGGCAAAAAATCTCTTACAGAGATTAAAGATGTATTAGCTACCAAAGGTCTCTCCTTAGGGATGCGGCTTGAGAATTGGCCCCCAGAAAGCCTTAAAAGAGAGCAGCAAGAAGGATAA
- a CDS encoding BatD family protein: MVNPMAKGKRATVRRWLWLGLLLALYAGLGLAARIEVSLDRNPVPLGESFTLIFSADASPDDDPDFSTLEQDFEVLGQSQSNQYSLNNGHASHRIEWQVSVMAKHAGNLAIPPIAFGKDRSEPFSVTVVPGPAKRRNNGDGEVFMEVEAEPKNPYVQAQVIYSVRVLSRIAFGDARLSTPEAADTLVERLGDGQNPSSIVIRNGVQYKMTEIRYALFPQKSGPLRIEPMQLEMQVAGGARSLFNAFLNPQTRTQRIVSEALTLEVRPVPAEFKGKHWLPARYLELEDSWAKNPPKTTAGDPLTRTLTLKAQGATVGLLPEINTTATALPDAIKQYPDQPIQNEEKPTSGLIGMRQEKTAMMATNPGTYTIPALEIPWWNTLANRMETARIPERTLTVQATAATRQIPETPTLIAEASKPPKTTETPNAALPTTVSQTNGPWFWLVLLFGFGWISTGLAWYLSKRSNHKSSIPVNSDSETSVHKLVLAIEHACKASDAVAARKALSNWVNNQRFRSEAQPYGSRLAKEIKLLDQCLYGRRQSAWEGQGLWQSFRDHIENMARGTPSKPALESLYLSSNSPSNIQCKEPRY; this comes from the coding sequence ATGGTGAATCCAATGGCTAAGGGCAAACGCGCCACGGTGCGGCGCTGGTTATGGCTGGGCCTGCTATTGGCCCTATACGCGGGACTCGGCCTAGCCGCCCGGATCGAGGTCAGCCTAGACCGCAATCCAGTCCCGCTGGGGGAATCCTTCACCCTGATTTTTTCCGCCGACGCCTCTCCCGACGACGACCCCGATTTCAGCACCCTGGAACAAGACTTCGAGGTGCTGGGCCAATCGCAGAGCAACCAATATTCCCTGAACAACGGCCACGCCAGCCACCGCATCGAATGGCAGGTCAGCGTGATGGCGAAACACGCGGGCAACTTGGCGATCCCGCCCATCGCCTTCGGCAAAGACCGCTCCGAACCCTTCTCGGTCACCGTCGTGCCCGGCCCGGCCAAGCGCCGGAACAACGGCGACGGGGAAGTCTTCATGGAAGTCGAGGCCGAACCGAAAAATCCCTACGTGCAAGCCCAGGTCATCTATAGCGTGCGGGTCTTGAGCCGGATCGCCTTCGGCGATGCCCGTCTCAGCACCCCCGAAGCGGCGGACACCTTGGTCGAGCGCCTGGGTGACGGGCAAAACCCCAGCAGCATCGTCATCCGCAACGGCGTCCAATACAAAATGACGGAAATCCGCTACGCCCTGTTCCCGCAAAAAAGCGGCCCCTTGCGGATCGAACCCATGCAGTTGGAAATGCAAGTGGCGGGCGGGGCACGGTCCCTGTTCAATGCCTTCCTCAACCCACAGACCCGGACCCAACGTATCGTTTCGGAAGCGCTCACCCTCGAAGTCCGCCCGGTACCCGCGGAATTCAAAGGCAAGCATTGGCTACCCGCCAGGTATTTGGAACTGGAAGATTCATGGGCCAAAAACCCCCCCAAAACCACGGCGGGAGACCCCTTGACCCGTACCCTCACGCTCAAGGCGCAAGGTGCGACAGTCGGGCTCCTACCCGAGATCAATACTACCGCTACCGCTTTGCCGGATGCGATCAAACAGTATCCCGACCAACCCATCCAGAACGAGGAGAAACCCACTTCCGGCCTGATCGGTATGCGCCAAGAAAAAACCGCGATGATGGCTACCAACCCCGGCACCTATACTATCCCTGCCTTGGAAATCCCCTGGTGGAATACTTTGGCGAACCGGATGGAAACCGCCCGGATACCGGAACGAACCTTGACGGTACAAGCTACGGCGGCAACACGGCAAATCCCGGAAACACCCACCCTAATAGCTGAGGCATCCAAGCCACCCAAGACTACAGAAACCCCAAACGCGGCCCTACCCACCACGGTTTCCCAAACAAACGGGCCATGGTTTTGGCTGGTATTGCTGTTTGGTTTTGGCTGGATAAGTACGGGCCTAGCGTGGTACTTGAGCAAGCGTTCCAACCATAAATCATCCATACCGGTCAATTCAGATAGTGAAACTTCAGTCCACAAGCTTGTTCTAGCAATAGAGCATGCTTGCAAAGCTAGCGATGCAGTAGCGGCGCGCAAAGCGCTCTCGAATTGGGTCAATAACCAGCGTTTTCGCTCAGAAGCACAACCCTACGGAAGCCGTTTAGCCAAGGAGATCAAATTATTAGATCAATGCCTTTATGGCCGTAGGCAATCGGCATGGGAAGGGCAAGGACTATGGCAAAGCTTCCGCGACCACATCGAAAACATGGCAAGGGGTACCCCGAGCAAACCAGCGTTGGAATCGCTATACCTTAGCTCAAATAGTCCATCAAATATCCAATGCAAAGAGCCTAGGTATTGA
- the rplQ gene encoding 50S ribosomal protein L17: MRHGNVGKKFNIKSGHRVALFRNLTASLIHHEVISTTLPKAKELRRYAEPLITLSKTNTLAARRIAFSRLRDREAVVKLFDELGPRFKDRAGGYLRILKCGFRRGDSAPMAYVELLDRPDM; encoded by the coding sequence ATGCGTCATGGTAATGTTGGTAAAAAATTTAATATTAAAAGCGGTCATCGGGTCGCTTTGTTTAGGAATTTGACGGCTTCTTTGATCCATCACGAAGTGATTAGCACCACTCTGCCTAAAGCGAAAGAGCTACGCAGATACGCTGAGCCGTTGATTACCCTGTCCAAGACCAATACCCTAGCGGCACGCCGTATAGCTTTTTCCCGTCTTAGAGATAGGGAAGCAGTAGTAAAGCTATTTGATGAGTTAGGCCCACGTTTTAAGGATAGGGCCGGTGGGTATTTAAGGATTTTAAAGTGCGGTTTTAGAAGAGGAGATTCTGCTCCAATGGCTTATGTTGAGCTATTGGATAGACCGGATATGTAA
- the rplO gene encoding 50S ribosomal protein L15, with product MRLNNLKPAEGSKKQPRRLGRGIGCTLGKTCGKGHKGQKARAGGFHKVGFEGGQMPLQRRLPKIGFNTHKKALRAEVTIAELAKFAGQPISIAVLKQANLIPLQVKVVSIIDSGNINAQITVASDIRVTKGAKVKIEAAGGKVEV from the coding sequence ATGCGTTTAAATAATCTTAAACCAGCGGAAGGAAGCAAAAAGCAGCCACGACGTCTTGGTCGGGGCATTGGGTGCACTCTTGGGAAAACCTGTGGCAAAGGGCATAAAGGACAAAAAGCGAGAGCAGGTGGATTTCATAAAGTAGGCTTTGAAGGTGGACAGATGCCTTTGCAACGCCGATTGCCTAAAATCGGATTCAATACGCATAAAAAAGCGTTGCGTGCGGAGGTTACAATAGCGGAATTAGCTAAATTTGCTGGGCAACCTATAAGTATAGCAGTGCTTAAACAGGCTAATTTGATTCCTCTCCAAGTTAAAGTGGTAAGTATCATAGACTCTGGAAATATCAATGCCCAAATTACAGTAGCTAGTGACATTCGTGTGACTAAAGGCGCTAAAGTAAAAATTGAAGCAGCTGGTGGAAAAGTTGAGGTTTAA
- the rpsH gene encoding 30S ribosomal protein S8 has translation MGMTDPLSDMITRIRNGQAASKEEVRMHSSNLKVALCRVLENEGYIESFNIKESLGKSELTIRLKYYKGLPVIENIQRVSKPGCRVYKTKAHLPNVLGGLGVAVISTSKGLMTGTDAKKQGHGGEVICIVS, from the coding sequence ATGGGTATGACTGATCCATTGTCGGATATGATTACGAGAATTCGTAATGGCCAAGCAGCGAGTAAGGAGGAGGTCAGGATGCATTCTTCCAATCTCAAAGTCGCGCTTTGCAGGGTTTTAGAAAATGAAGGATATATAGAGTCTTTTAATATCAAAGAAAGCTTAGGAAAAAGTGAGCTAACCATAAGGCTTAAATATTACAAGGGATTGCCTGTTATTGAAAATATTCAAAGGGTTAGCAAGCCTGGGTGTAGGGTATATAAAACAAAAGCACACTTGCCAAACGTTTTGGGAGGGTTGGGAGTGGCTGTGATTTCAACATCCAAGGGTTTGATGACTGGTACCGACGCTAAAAAGCAGGGCCATGGCGGCGAAGTAATCTGCATAGTGTCATAA
- the secY gene encoding preprotein translocase subunit SecY — protein MSNISSSLSNRFGRLTELRQRLLFVLGALIVYRVGSHIPIPGIDPRALAAMFANQGSSILDMVNMFSGGALKRLSIFALGIMPYISASIIVQLMTGVVPKLEQIKKEGESGRKKLNQYTRYGTVFLATFQSIGIAFALQNQSAAGFPVVIHPGIQFVFVTATSLVCGTIFLMWLGEQVTERGIGNGISIIIFSGIVAGLPTAIGGTLELARTGELNPFSIIVLFSIALGVTTLVVFVERGQRRITINYAKRQDGRRMYAAHKSFLPLKLNMSGVIPPIFASSIILFPATLAGWFGNNESLVWLQDIAATLSPGQPLYVFFYATAIVFFCFFYAALVFNSNETAENLKKSGAFIPGVRPGQHTANYIDGVMTRLTLVGAIYITSVCLLPEFLILYWNVPFYFGGTSLLIIVVVVMDFMSQIQTYIISHQYEGLLKKTNMAKAD, from the coding sequence GTGAGTAATATCAGCTCCTCCTTATCTAATCGCTTCGGGAGGCTTACCGAACTGAGGCAAAGACTTTTGTTTGTATTGGGGGCCCTTATCGTTTATCGGGTAGGGTCTCATATTCCAATACCCGGTATAGACCCAAGAGCTTTAGCCGCAATGTTTGCCAACCAAGGAAGCTCTATCCTTGATATGGTGAATATGTTCTCTGGAGGAGCTTTAAAAAGACTAAGTATTTTTGCTCTTGGGATTATGCCTTATATTTCCGCATCAATTATTGTTCAGTTAATGACTGGTGTGGTGCCGAAGTTGGAGCAAATTAAAAAGGAAGGTGAGTCCGGGAGAAAAAAGCTAAATCAATACACCCGTTATGGGACTGTGTTTTTAGCTACATTCCAGTCTATAGGGATAGCTTTTGCCTTACAAAATCAGTCCGCAGCTGGATTTCCGGTGGTAATTCACCCAGGTATCCAGTTTGTATTTGTTACTGCTACTTCCTTGGTATGCGGTACTATTTTTTTAATGTGGCTAGGCGAGCAAGTCACTGAAAGAGGAATAGGAAACGGCATATCTATAATTATATTCTCTGGTATAGTTGCGGGGTTACCTACTGCGATAGGAGGTACATTGGAGTTGGCTAGGACCGGCGAGCTTAACCCTTTTAGCATTATCGTTTTGTTCTCTATCGCGTTGGGGGTGACAACTTTAGTGGTATTTGTAGAGCGAGGTCAGCGTCGGATTACTATCAACTATGCTAAAAGGCAGGATGGTCGTAGGATGTATGCTGCTCACAAAAGTTTTTTGCCTCTTAAGCTTAATATGTCAGGGGTTATTCCTCCCATATTTGCTTCCAGTATAATATTATTTCCCGCAACCCTAGCAGGATGGTTTGGGAATAATGAAAGTTTGGTTTGGCTTCAGGATATAGCGGCTACCCTTTCTCCCGGCCAACCGTTGTATGTGTTTTTCTACGCAACGGCCATAGTTTTTTTCTGTTTTTTCTATGCCGCTCTGGTTTTTAATTCAAACGAAACAGCAGAGAACTTAAAAAAGTCTGGTGCATTTATACCTGGTGTCAGACCTGGGCAACATACCGCGAACTACATTGATGGCGTTATGACTAGGTTAACTCTGGTTGGCGCAATATATATTACTTCAGTGTGTTTATTGCCTGAATTTTTAATATTATATTGGAATGTGCCTTTTTATTTTGGAGGAACTTCGTTGCTGATTATTGTTGTTGTGGTTATGGATTTTATGTCTCAAATCCAAACCTATATAATTTCTCACCAGTACGAAGGGCTTTTAAAGAAAACAAATATGGCAAAAGCTGATTAG
- the rpsK gene encoding 30S ribosomal protein S11, with protein sequence MAVSSRPVKKIKRDISDGIVHISASFNNTIITITDRKGNTLAWATAGASGFRGSRKSTPFAAQVAAEKVGNIVKEFGVKNLDVKIKGPGPGRESAVRSLNNLGFKIVNILDDTPIPHNGCRPPKRRRV encoded by the coding sequence ATGGCAGTTTCTAGCCGTCCAGTAAAGAAAATAAAGCGCGATATATCTGATGGAATAGTTCATATTAGTGCTTCTTTTAATAATACAATTATTACTATCACTGATCGAAAAGGCAACACGTTGGCGTGGGCAACGGCAGGCGCATCTGGATTTCGGGGTTCGCGCAAAAGTACTCCATTTGCTGCTCAAGTCGCAGCAGAGAAAGTTGGCAATATAGTTAAAGAATTTGGTGTAAAAAATTTAGACGTCAAGATTAAAGGCCCTGGTCCAGGCCGAGAATCAGCGGTGAGGTCTTTGAATAATCTTGGCTTTAAAATTGTTAACATACTTGACGATACGCCAATTCCGCATAATGGATGCCGTCCGCCTAAACGTCGCCGAGTTTAA